The following proteins come from a genomic window of Yinghuangia sp. ASG 101:
- a CDS encoding TadE/TadG family type IV pilus assembly protein, producing MQLVVLVPALMLIILTIVQYALVQHAHHIAQSVASRALAAARVQSGTAADGDARARQVLAAISGHVLTDPKVTVTWTADRVRVEITGTVIAVVPGTTLRVRAVAAGPVDKWTTA from the coding sequence GTGCAGTTGGTCGTCTTGGTCCCCGCACTGATGCTGATCATCCTGACGATCGTCCAGTACGCCCTCGTCCAGCACGCCCACCACATCGCCCAGTCCGTCGCCTCCCGTGCACTCGCCGCCGCCCGCGTCCAATCCGGCACCGCCGCGGACGGCGACGCCCGAGCCCGGCAAGTCCTCGCCGCGATCAGCGGGCACGTGCTCACCGACCCGAAGGTCACCGTCACCTGGACGGCCGACCGGGTCCGCGTCGAGATCACGGGCACCGTGATCGCCGTGGTGCCTGGCACGACACTGCGGGTCCGCGCCGTCGCCGCGGGGCCGGTGGACAAGTGGACCACCGCATGA
- a CDS encoding TadE/TadG family type IV pilus assembly protein, with translation MREERGSATVELVLLVPLLVLILLFVVAVGRVASARGLVDDAAHQAARAASLTRNATAAEQAAYDAAHAALAGAGVTCTSLAVTVDTKEFTPGGRVHVAVSCTVSLAEMSALGLPGHRTLQGSASSVVDTHRGTQ, from the coding sequence GTGCGGGAGGAGCGCGGCTCGGCCACGGTCGAACTCGTGCTCCTGGTGCCGCTGCTGGTGCTGATCCTGCTGTTCGTGGTCGCGGTCGGACGGGTCGCGTCCGCACGCGGGCTCGTCGACGACGCGGCACACCAGGCCGCCCGCGCCGCTTCACTCACCCGCAACGCGACCGCCGCCGAACAGGCCGCCTACGACGCGGCGCACGCCGCGCTCGCGGGCGCCGGGGTGACCTGCACGAGCCTCGCCGTTACCGTCGACACCAAGGAGTTCACGCCCGGCGGGCGGGTGCACGTGGCGGTGTCGTGCACGGTCTCGCTCGCGGAAATGAGCGCCCTGGGCCTGCCCGGTCACCGCACCCTCCAAGGAAGCGCGTCCAGCGTCGTCGACACACACCGGGGCACCCAATGA
- a CDS encoding N-6 DNA methylase: MTARRPAGGSRARYDDPARWGRHIDDKVMDAWWGSQAGSDIAVPIGTVAALALVRWQPQLTDDGGGLELGTEIEAMTPENFGKWLQLAWGLYWFERPDLVERARPLHEWLHADDRGAPRRLKAAHHVALAAIRAGILELVAVDHLRHGVDLFGALIEQMRGKADKRARGDFYTPRPIAHALAAILVRDSIGELARNAQAGAMFTDPTAGSGGLLRAAADELRDRGLDPADCAWRANDVDPVAAGTCAVNAMLWDLGPNVLVGCFDTLTDPDGMEEARTEALAWLAERDTQLSQLRMLSAVRHAQFLVAEFGRANNTEPSAASSPDATT; the protein is encoded by the coding sequence GTGACCGCCCGGCGGCCGGCCGGCGGTTCCCGGGCCCGGTACGACGACCCGGCCCGGTGGGGCCGGCACATCGACGACAAGGTCATGGACGCCTGGTGGGGGTCCCAGGCCGGCAGCGACATCGCCGTCCCGATCGGCACTGTCGCCGCACTGGCCCTGGTGCGCTGGCAGCCACAACTCACCGACGACGGCGGCGGCCTCGAACTCGGGACCGAGATCGAGGCCATGACACCCGAGAACTTCGGGAAGTGGCTGCAACTGGCCTGGGGCCTGTACTGGTTCGAACGGCCCGACCTCGTCGAGCGGGCCCGGCCGCTGCACGAATGGCTCCATGCCGACGACCGCGGCGCGCCCCGGCGTCTCAAAGCGGCGCACCACGTCGCGCTCGCGGCGATCCGCGCGGGGATCTTGGAGCTGGTGGCCGTCGACCATCTGCGGCATGGTGTGGATCTGTTCGGCGCGTTGATCGAACAGATGCGGGGCAAGGCCGACAAGCGCGCCCGGGGCGACTTCTACACCCCGCGCCCGATCGCCCACGCGCTGGCCGCAATCCTCGTGCGCGACAGCATCGGCGAACTGGCCCGCAACGCACAGGCGGGCGCCATGTTCACCGACCCGACCGCCGGGTCCGGCGGCCTGCTCCGCGCAGCCGCCGACGAACTTCGCGACCGCGGACTCGACCCCGCCGACTGCGCATGGCGGGCCAACGACGTCGACCCCGTCGCCGCCGGAACCTGCGCCGTGAACGCCATGCTCTGGGACCTCGGCCCCAATGTCCTGGTCGGTTGTTTCGACACCCTGACCGACCCCGACGGCATGGAAGAGGCCCGCACCGAGGCGCTGGCGTGGCTCGCGGAACGCGACACCCAGCTCTCGCAGCTCCGGATGCTCTCGGCCGTCCGGCACGCGCAGTTCCTCGTCGCCGAATTCGGCCGCGCGAACAACACCGAACCGTCCGCCGCGAGTTCCCCCGACGCGACAACCTGA
- a CDS encoding LysM peptidoglycan-binding domain-containing protein: MTPPGTRPGTAAARTPVRLTPQRGRRGVVRLAHAAWAFLRAAVAAGLLAGAVAGAPYALHRLSPDPWPEHRRSWDEVRDALLAPTTDQVILDVLVAVGWVAWVGFVLSLLAELGWYLRHFPTLVRDASAHRAHQHEAGVLRAPAAWLAGLLIIALVAMMRATHTTVVADGPRMPVRPAAVTAAFAPVEPPPVPMSPPAPLADVRTDGTTRTFAGPASVGYTTYTVQPGDTLWDIAAEQLGDPIRWPQIYTLSRNLAQPDGGRLTDPDVIRPGWILRLPADARPAAPPAVPVLPEPVLPIPPPPAEEPAPAVPPSVPPPGLPPQSEPPPTLGPSATPAPSTAPEEHADAAKEPSEHAFHLSGDAFVGLGLAAAITVAALTVWLRRRREYEPGSGDRGDLSLAPIVRAMRSAHDQVLALDDEGGAEPPAGLVSADPYAAARNRARRTASAAAIDGPSLGIRDGRALAVSIVHRRGLGLTGPGAAAAVRALLIALLADRHRPDGARIRVVIPEADARRLFDGDVPRPHPTHLIVVPELASALIMMESEIDARTGPFASIETGTDLYLVATPLSHLEERLTNVLAAGSRCGLAGVLMGQWGGPVAWVQADGTVATASESVAELSGTRLFSLPADGSRTLLDLLYQAEPTAPPHPRPAQRRQTPPPAGSVRTLNPAPEIGTDTGPDAETEFPGPPQSDESEPDDDEALQAPLLPPPWSDAMDSGWAATDSDVPEEPPAVAPPLSARAGMGTAAEEERDDGAVFDLKVLGPVHLTFTRYGDAVDLTGFLAPKQRELLAYLALHPDGVRRQTLSAALWPTAPTARPSNVFHATLSQMRQAIRGATGNEAHDVTSHRDGRYAVDGELAAVDLWDIWDDLTTLRGAADDEERGAVVERLANRYRGNLAEDMTAEWLDAPREELRRDVLDALSAHARAIIESAPVQALALLERARPLDPYNESLYRSIAHVQARLGLMDHITRTLALLTTALAEIDEQPSEETIALCDELRRRPPQDPGGRLAIG; encoded by the coding sequence ATGACCCCGCCAGGCACCCGACCGGGCACCGCTGCGGCGCGTACCCCGGTACGCCTCACCCCGCAGCGAGGCCGCCGCGGGGTGGTCCGACTCGCCCACGCCGCATGGGCGTTCCTCCGCGCCGCGGTCGCGGCCGGGCTGCTCGCGGGCGCGGTGGCCGGGGCGCCGTATGCGCTGCACCGCCTCTCGCCGGATCCGTGGCCGGAACACCGCCGGTCCTGGGACGAGGTCCGCGACGCGCTGCTCGCCCCGACCACCGACCAGGTCATCCTCGACGTCCTCGTCGCCGTCGGCTGGGTCGCCTGGGTTGGTTTCGTCCTCAGCCTGCTCGCCGAACTCGGCTGGTACCTACGGCACTTCCCGACTCTCGTGCGGGACGCCTCCGCTCACCGGGCGCACCAGCACGAGGCGGGCGTACTGCGGGCGCCGGCGGCGTGGCTGGCCGGGCTGCTCATCATCGCCCTGGTCGCGATGATGCGCGCCACCCACACCACCGTCGTTGCCGACGGGCCGCGCATGCCGGTGCGTCCGGCCGCGGTCACTGCCGCCTTCGCCCCGGTCGAGCCCCCGCCCGTACCGATGTCCCCGCCCGCGCCCTTGGCCGACGTCCGGACGGACGGAACAACGCGCACCTTCGCGGGGCCTGCTTCGGTCGGGTACACCACCTACACCGTCCAGCCCGGCGACACCCTGTGGGACATCGCCGCCGAGCAACTGGGCGACCCGATCCGCTGGCCGCAGATCTACACGCTCTCCCGCAACCTCGCCCAACCCGACGGCGGACGGCTGACCGACCCCGACGTCATCCGCCCCGGCTGGATCCTGCGCCTGCCCGCAGACGCCCGACCTGCGGCTCCGCCTGCGGTGCCGGTGCTGCCGGAACCGGTCCTGCCGATTCCTCCGCCGCCCGCGGAAGAGCCCGCCCCTGCTGTGCCGCCGTCAGTTCCCCCACCTGGACTGCCCCCACAGTCGGAGCCGCCCCCAACGCTGGGTCCGTCCGCGACCCCCGCCCCGTCGACAGCTCCGGAGGAGCACGCGGATGCGGCGAAGGAGCCGAGCGAGCACGCATTTCACCTCTCGGGAGATGCGTTCGTGGGGCTGGGTCTCGCTGCGGCGATCACGGTGGCGGCGCTCACGGTGTGGCTGCGGCGTCGCCGGGAGTACGAACCCGGCAGCGGCGACCGCGGCGATCTCTCGCTGGCCCCCATCGTCCGCGCCATGCGCAGCGCGCACGACCAGGTTCTCGCCTTGGACGATGAAGGCGGCGCCGAGCCGCCGGCCGGCTTGGTGTCCGCGGATCCGTACGCGGCGGCTCGAAACCGCGCCAGGCGCACCGCGTCCGCGGCGGCGATCGACGGGCCGTCCCTGGGAATCCGGGACGGCCGTGCGCTCGCTGTGAGCATCGTCCACCGCCGTGGGCTGGGTCTGACCGGTCCCGGGGCCGCTGCCGCGGTCCGGGCCCTGCTCATCGCGCTCCTCGCCGACCGCCATCGCCCGGACGGCGCACGGATCCGCGTTGTCATTCCGGAGGCTGATGCCCGGCGGCTCTTCGACGGCGACGTGCCTCGCCCGCACCCCACGCACCTGATCGTCGTCCCGGAGCTGGCGTCCGCGCTCATCATGATGGAATCCGAAATCGACGCACGGACAGGGCCGTTCGCGTCAATCGAGACGGGCACCGACCTGTACTTGGTGGCCACTCCTTTGTCACACCTGGAAGAGCGCCTGACGAACGTGCTCGCCGCCGGATCACGATGCGGCCTTGCCGGTGTGCTCATGGGCCAGTGGGGCGGACCCGTTGCCTGGGTTCAGGCGGACGGGACAGTCGCCACCGCCAGCGAATCCGTCGCCGAACTGTCCGGAACGCGGCTGTTCTCGCTGCCCGCCGACGGCAGCCGCACGCTACTTGACCTCCTGTATCAAGCCGAGCCCACCGCACCGCCGCATCCGCGTCCGGCGCAACGCCGACAAACCCCGCCCCCGGCAGGCAGCGTACGTACGTTGAACCCAGCCCCCGAGATAGGCACCGACACCGGTCCGGACGCCGAGACCGAGTTCCCCGGCCCGCCGCAGTCCGACGAATCCGAGCCGGACGACGACGAGGCGCTGCAAGCGCCGCTGCTGCCGCCGCCTTGGTCCGACGCGATGGACAGCGGTTGGGCGGCGACGGATTCCGACGTTCCCGAGGAGCCGCCTGCGGTGGCCCCTCCGTTGTCGGCGCGGGCGGGGATGGGGACTGCGGCGGAAGAAGAGCGAGATGACGGAGCCGTCTTCGACCTGAAGGTGCTCGGGCCCGTGCACCTGACGTTCACGCGGTACGGCGACGCTGTTGACCTGACCGGGTTCCTCGCCCCGAAGCAGCGCGAGCTCCTTGCGTATCTGGCGCTGCATCCCGACGGGGTTCGCCGGCAGACGCTGAGCGCCGCGCTGTGGCCGACGGCACCAACGGCGCGTCCTTCCAACGTGTTCCATGCCACGCTCAGCCAGATGCGACAAGCGATCCGCGGTGCCACGGGCAACGAGGCACACGATGTGACCAGCCACCGCGACGGTCGGTACGCGGTGGACGGCGAACTGGCGGCGGTCGACCTGTGGGACATCTGGGACGACCTCACGACCTTGCGTGGGGCGGCCGACGACGAGGAACGCGGAGCCGTTGTCGAGCGCCTGGCGAACCGGTATCGGGGCAATCTTGCCGAGGACATGACCGCGGAATGGCTTGACGCCCCCCGCGAAGAATTGCGCCGTGATGTCCTGGACGCACTGAGTGCCCATGCTCGTGCGATTATCGAATCCGCGCCTGTTCAGGCCCTCGCCCTGCTGGAGCGTGCACGGCCGCTCGACCCCTACAATGAATCCCTCTACCGCAGCATTGCGCACGTCCAAGCCCGCCTCGGGCTCATGGACCACATCACGCGCACCTTGGCTTTGCTGACGACGGCACTCGCGGAAATCGACGAGCAGCCAAGCGAGGAAACCATCGCCCTGTGCGACGAGCTTCGCCGACGTCCCCCACAGGATCCCGGCGGACGTCTCGCCATCGGTTGA
- a CDS encoding type II secretion system F family protein codes for MNPVLAAVLGVGTGLGLLLAVFGFRPPRVPLVDALAALHPASEPPTPLTTTAHEGGWASRFGRRLVPAVAACGLPLPAVRRDLRVLGRDVTVHRAEQATSALFGLLLPPLLLTAFAWLAGGNPGVVWPVGAGVVCAAGLMFVPDLNVRAEANKRREEMRHTLAAFCDLSVVALSGGAGVEQALGDAAATLDGHAAQNLRRALSTAELTRVPPWGPLRQLGEETDVAELRELAASVALAGTEGAKVRTSLAAKASALRTRQLADAQGAAGQATERMSLPLVVLFAGFLIFLGYPALAHVLDAL; via the coding sequence GTGAACCCCGTCCTGGCGGCGGTGCTGGGCGTCGGCACCGGACTCGGGCTGCTCCTCGCCGTGTTCGGGTTCCGCCCGCCGCGGGTGCCGCTGGTCGACGCCCTCGCCGCGCTGCACCCCGCCTCGGAACCACCCACACCCCTCACCACCACCGCCCACGAGGGCGGGTGGGCGTCGCGGTTCGGGCGCCGCCTGGTCCCGGCGGTCGCCGCATGCGGGCTGCCGCTGCCCGCCGTGCGCCGCGACCTGCGCGTCCTGGGCCGCGACGTCACCGTGCACCGCGCCGAACAGGCGACGAGCGCATTGTTCGGACTGCTCCTCCCGCCGCTGCTGCTCACTGCGTTTGCCTGGCTCGCGGGCGGCAACCCGGGTGTGGTGTGGCCGGTCGGGGCCGGGGTGGTGTGCGCGGCGGGGCTGATGTTCGTCCCCGACCTCAACGTTCGTGCCGAAGCAAACAAGCGCCGTGAGGAGATGCGGCACACCTTGGCGGCGTTCTGCGACCTCTCCGTTGTCGCGCTGTCCGGCGGCGCCGGCGTCGAGCAGGCCCTCGGCGACGCCGCAGCCACCCTCGACGGCCACGCCGCGCAAAACCTACGCCGCGCCCTTTCCACGGCGGAACTCACCCGCGTCCCACCCTGGGGGCCACTTCGGCAACTTGGCGAGGAGACCGACGTCGCGGAGCTGCGTGAGCTGGCAGCGAGCGTCGCGCTTGCCGGGACCGAGGGCGCGAAAGTCCGCACCTCGCTCGCCGCCAAAGCCAGCGCGCTGCGCACCCGCCAACTCGCCGACGCGCAAGGCGCCGCGGGGCAGGCCACCGAGCGGATGTCCCTGCCGCTGGTGGTGCTGTTCGCCGGGTTTCTGATCTTTCTCGGCTATCCCGCCCTCGCCCACGTCCTCGACGCCCTATGA
- a CDS encoding SAF domain-containing protein, with protein sequence MEEQTVAVSDARTARNGAGTWAAAPPPGAVPGKRRRVRPVRVWIGLFVAVVCAGGFVVAARGAEQQRTSVLVVAQRVEAGQVVQRADLREAELRGNVSGVPVSSLDEVVGRVAVVPLVPGSLLARDQVGEAAGFPPAGQALVAVSVRDGGAPPGLAVGQRVAVLAGPGQAAGPQTGAGASPSLSAEGVVVAVRAAADATGGGFVVTLLVDAASGSKVAVLVDPRLVVLSSAAGGGAG encoded by the coding sequence ATGGAGGAACAGACGGTGGCTGTGTCGGATGCGCGGACAGCGCGGAACGGCGCTGGAACGTGGGCGGCTGCGCCGCCGCCGGGTGCAGTGCCGGGGAAGCGCCGGCGTGTCCGTCCGGTGCGGGTGTGGATCGGGCTGTTTGTAGCAGTCGTCTGCGCCGGGGGGTTCGTGGTGGCCGCACGGGGGGCGGAGCAACAACGGACGTCGGTGCTGGTTGTCGCGCAGCGGGTCGAGGCGGGTCAGGTTGTGCAGCGGGCGGATCTGCGCGAGGCCGAGCTACGGGGAAACGTTTCGGGCGTGCCGGTGTCGTCGCTGGACGAAGTCGTGGGTCGGGTGGCGGTGGTGCCGCTGGTGCCGGGATCACTGCTCGCGCGAGACCAGGTCGGCGAGGCCGCCGGGTTCCCGCCTGCCGGACAGGCGTTGGTGGCGGTGTCGGTGCGAGACGGCGGCGCCCCGCCGGGCCTGGCCGTGGGGCAGCGCGTCGCTGTCCTGGCGGGGCCGGGCCAGGCGGCGGGGCCGCAGACCGGTGCGGGGGCGTCGCCGTCGCTGTCGGCGGAGGGTGTCGTGGTGGCGGTGCGGGCCGCCGCCGATGCCACGGGCGGAGGGTTCGTGGTGACGCTGCTGGTGGACGCGGCGTCGGGGTCGAAGGTGGCAGTGCTGGTGGACCCGCGGCTGGTGGTCCTGAGTTCCGCCGCGGGCGGTGGTGCCGGGTGA
- a CDS encoding CpaF family protein: MPADELAARLRAEVGSRLSGYAAELEGAGLPPMSGSQRREVADRLLTEAWRAETSRRLFAGLPVWDAATEELATRAVMDGLFGLGGLQELLDDPTVENVFVNGCDTVFVRYADGREEQVPPVAGSDAELVELVRTVAVRAGEEERRFDRAVPRLNTQLADGSRMFAVMAVTGRVSVSIRRHRYRTVTLTDLVRLGVCDESLADFLGALVRARKNVIIAGGTNVGKTTVLRALASAIPPSERLVTIEDTFELGLDRDPAHPNVVAMQAREPNLEGVGAVDQAELVRWGLRMGPDRVIVGEIRGAEVVPMCNAMSQGNDGSMSTLHTSTSRGAFVKLAAYAAQSPERLSLEATSLLVASAVHVVVHIAWATDGRRVVSSVREVVDADGPQVVSNEVYKPGGDRRAVPATAPRAETMDDLVAAGLDPYVFHQSRWGGAP; the protein is encoded by the coding sequence ATGCCTGCGGATGAACTGGCGGCCCGGCTGCGGGCCGAGGTCGGCAGCAGACTGTCGGGCTATGCGGCCGAGTTGGAGGGTGCCGGCCTGCCGCCGATGTCGGGGTCGCAGCGGCGCGAGGTCGCCGACCGCCTGCTCACGGAGGCGTGGCGGGCGGAGACCAGCCGCCGCCTGTTCGCCGGGCTGCCCGTGTGGGACGCGGCCACGGAGGAGTTGGCGACGCGGGCGGTGATGGACGGCTTGTTCGGCTTGGGTGGACTTCAAGAACTCCTGGACGACCCGACTGTGGAAAACGTGTTCGTCAACGGCTGTGACACGGTTTTCGTCCGCTACGCAGATGGCCGTGAGGAGCAGGTCCCGCCGGTGGCCGGGTCGGACGCGGAACTGGTCGAACTCGTCCGCACCGTCGCGGTGCGGGCCGGCGAGGAGGAACGCCGCTTCGACCGCGCCGTTCCACGCTTGAACACGCAATTGGCAGACGGGTCACGCATGTTCGCGGTGATGGCGGTCACGGGCAGGGTGTCCGTGTCGATCCGCCGCCATCGATACAGGACCGTCACTCTCACGGACTTGGTGCGCCTGGGGGTGTGCGACGAATCGCTCGCTGACTTCCTCGGTGCGCTGGTCAGGGCCCGGAAGAACGTCATCATCGCCGGAGGCACGAATGTCGGCAAGACCACGGTGCTGCGGGCCCTCGCCTCCGCTATACCGCCGTCGGAGCGGTTGGTGACGATTGAGGACACCTTCGAACTCGGCTTGGACCGCGACCCTGCGCATCCGAACGTGGTTGCGATGCAGGCGAGGGAGCCCAACTTGGAGGGTGTCGGAGCAGTCGACCAGGCCGAGCTGGTGCGGTGGGGTCTGCGGATGGGCCCGGACCGGGTGATCGTCGGGGAGATCCGCGGCGCGGAGGTCGTGCCGATGTGCAACGCGATGTCGCAGGGCAACGACGGCAGTATGTCGACGCTGCACACCTCGACGTCGCGCGGAGCTTTCGTCAAACTGGCCGCGTACGCTGCCCAGTCTCCCGAGCGGTTGTCGCTGGAGGCGACCAGCCTCCTGGTTGCGTCTGCGGTCCATGTCGTCGTGCACATTGCGTGGGCCACTGACGGGCGGCGGGTCGTCTCCTCGGTGCGCGAGGTGGTCGACGCGGATGGGCCGCAGGTCGTCTCCAACGAGGTGTACAAGCCCGGTGGAGACCGGCGGGCGGTCCCGGCGACCGCGCCGCGCGCGGAGACCATGGACGACTTGGTCGCCGCCGGGCTGGATCCGTACGTGTTCCACCAGTCCCGCTGGGGTGGTGCCCCGTGA
- a CDS encoding helix-turn-helix domain-containing protein produces the protein MSSDDIRKESLRQLLKSRRRELNAASVGLPERPHSRSRGLSLEEAAMLARLSVRGYSQLENGHHTPRPETLDAVAGALRMDERMRIDFYFLATEHRVAPPRPPTTAEPCHWGLADASAPHPAVVTDHASTVLAHNAPAVDLFAETGSGSLTGTNLTLWTFTEEAARGVDGIAALRRAAVARLKVTAIAYHDDKPVDEVITRLHEIPGAALLWRHERARTDRGVTLVRYRRPEHRARVLTWTRIAWEDGSILHTGLPHAATLSDTPGLRP, from the coding sequence ATGTCCAGTGACGACATTCGCAAGGAAAGCCTTCGCCAACTACTCAAGAGCCGCCGCCGTGAGCTGAACGCCGCATCGGTCGGTTTGCCCGAGAGACCGCACAGTCGATCACGCGGGCTGAGTCTCGAAGAAGCCGCCATGCTCGCGCGGCTGAGTGTCCGGGGATACTCCCAGCTCGAAAACGGCCACCACACACCGCGCCCCGAGACATTGGACGCGGTCGCCGGTGCCCTGCGCATGGACGAACGCATGCGCATCGACTTCTACTTCCTAGCCACCGAACACCGCGTTGCGCCCCCCAGGCCACCGACCACCGCAGAGCCCTGCCACTGGGGGCTCGCCGACGCATCCGCGCCGCACCCCGCCGTCGTCACCGACCACGCCTCAACCGTCCTCGCGCACAACGCGCCGGCTGTGGACTTGTTCGCGGAGACCGGCAGCGGCTCCCTCACCGGAACCAACCTGACCCTGTGGACCTTCACCGAGGAAGCAGCCCGAGGCGTCGACGGCATCGCAGCGCTCCGCCGCGCAGCCGTCGCACGCCTGAAGGTCACAGCCATCGCCTACCACGACGACAAGCCAGTCGACGAGGTCATCACCCGGCTCCACGAGATACCCGGCGCCGCTCTCCTGTGGCGCCACGAACGCGCCCGCACCGACCGCGGCGTCACGCTCGTCCGCTACCGCAGACCTGAGCACCGTGCCCGGGTCCTAACGTGGACCCGCATCGCGTGGGAGGACGGCTCCATCCTCCACACCGGCCTACCGCATGCCGCCACGCTCAGCGACACCCCCGGACTCAGGCCGTGA
- a CDS encoding TadE/TadG family type IV pilus assembly protein produces MNPHPRQARCILRQPKNPPRPRTPHTRLAASVLRLRLRRDERGQVTAFVAVLTAGLLLAAGLVFDGGTALAAKTRALDQAQEAARAGAQELSAAWVRGGAGPLLDPVRARSAAQASLTAADATGTVSVAADEVTVTVTSTTRTQLLHLAGVGEITVSATATARAEPGVTAPDPRSGP; encoded by the coding sequence ATGAACCCCCACCCGCGGCAGGCGCGTTGCATCCTCCGCCAGCCGAAGAACCCGCCCCGGCCCCGAACTCCACACACGCGCCTGGCAGCGAGCGTCCTGCGCCTGCGCCTGCGCCGGGACGAACGCGGCCAGGTGACCGCGTTCGTCGCCGTGCTCACGGCGGGGCTGCTGCTGGCGGCGGGGCTGGTCTTCGACGGCGGGACAGCGCTCGCAGCCAAAACCCGGGCCCTGGACCAGGCGCAGGAGGCCGCCCGTGCCGGCGCACAGGAGCTGAGCGCGGCGTGGGTGCGCGGCGGGGCCGGTCCGCTGCTGGACCCGGTCCGTGCACGATCCGCCGCGCAGGCGTCGCTGACCGCCGCAGACGCGACCGGCACGGTGAGCGTCGCCGCGGACGAGGTGACCGTAACGGTGACGAGCACCACCCGCACGCAACTGCTGCACCTGGCGGGAGTCGGGGAGATCACCGTGTCCGCGACCGCGACGGCCCGCGCCGAACCCGGAGTAACAGCCCCCGATCCCAGGAGTGGGCCATGA
- a CDS encoding type II secretion system F family protein — MNGPTAAFLGLGCGGGLAVAGSGLLPRRADDPGAAASDDRVAAAASRLVVRVRGASVRRVVGVMVCAAVVGALTGWPVAAVLAGAAAWALPVLVRPDRAVRARTERIEAVAVWAELLRDTLAAAAGLQQAIRATAEVAPPALEAEIRALAVRVERGDRLPDALRAFAADIDDPVADLVVAALLLAAERQGGQLADLLGSLATATRERVTVRLKADADRAGVRTSVRVVVVVTLAMGFGLLLLDRKYLAPYGTAEGQLVLAVVGALFAVAFWWMTRLADDKPPVRILRPAAADKDLRSTGKGVVDR; from the coding sequence GTGAACGGCCCGACGGCGGCTTTCCTCGGTCTGGGGTGCGGCGGCGGGCTCGCTGTGGCTGGCTCGGGGCTCCTGCCGCGCCGCGCCGATGATCCCGGGGCGGCGGCCTCCGATGACCGTGTCGCCGCGGCGGCTTCCCGGCTCGTTGTCCGTGTGCGCGGGGCGTCGGTGCGGCGGGTGGTGGGGGTGATGGTGTGCGCGGCGGTGGTCGGGGCGCTGACCGGGTGGCCGGTCGCCGCCGTGCTTGCGGGTGCCGCGGCGTGGGCGTTGCCGGTGCTGGTGCGGCCGGATCGGGCGGTGCGGGCGCGGACGGAGCGGATCGAGGCTGTGGCGGTGTGGGCGGAACTGCTCCGCGACACCCTCGCCGCTGCGGCCGGTTTGCAGCAGGCGATCCGCGCGACCGCCGAGGTCGCCCCACCCGCTTTGGAGGCGGAGATCCGCGCGCTCGCGGTCCGGGTCGAGCGCGGCGACCGGCTGCCGGATGCGCTGCGCGCGTTCGCCGCCGACATCGACGATCCCGTCGCCGACCTCGTCGTTGCCGCGCTGCTGCTCGCCGCGGAGCGCCAGGGCGGGCAACTCGCGGATCTTTTGGGTTCGTTGGCGACGGCGACCCGTGAGCGGGTGACGGTGCGACTGAAGGCGGACGCGGACCGCGCGGGGGTGCGCACCTCGGTCCGGGTGGTCGTCGTGGTGACCCTCGCGATGGGTTTCGGACTGTTGTTGCTCGACCGGAAATACCTCGCGCCGTACGGCACCGCCGAAGGACAGCTCGTCCTCGCGGTCGTGGGGGCGCTGTTCGCGGTGGCGTTCTGGTGGATGACGAGGCTCGCCGACGACAAGCCTCCTGTGCGGATCCTTCGACCCGCCGCCGCTGACAAGGACTTGCGGTCGACCGGCAAGGGGGTGGTGGACCGGTGA
- a CDS encoding prepilin peptidase: protein MARRGSELTRAAPLVLAGVSPRLIHSDLTEHRLPNRDLAVAYVGTLGLITAASVSHASPGTLVRAIASSLVLLTAGAALTLTTGQFGGGDTKLIGVIGLALGYDAWAAPVTAVLYGFLLAAGAVAVRACAAKARRIPRPATIPMGPFLLAGALTAALAARPA from the coding sequence GTGGCTCGGCGCGGCTCCGAACTCACCCGCGCCGCTCCGCTCGTCCTGGCTGGTGTATCCCCACGGCTGATCCACAGCGACCTGACCGAACACCGCCTCCCCAACCGGGACTTGGCGGTCGCATATGTGGGAACGCTGGGCCTGATCACGGCTGCTTCAGTGTCGCACGCATCCCCAGGCACCCTGGTGCGGGCGATCGCCTCGTCATTGGTCCTGCTCACTGCCGGCGCGGCACTTACCCTGACCACCGGGCAGTTCGGAGGCGGCGACACCAAACTGATCGGGGTCATCGGCCTCGCCCTCGGGTACGACGCCTGGGCCGCCCCGGTCACCGCCGTGCTGTACGGCTTCCTCCTCGCCGCCGGCGCGGTCGCGGTACGGGCCTGCGCCGCCAAGGCGCGCCGTATCCCTCGACCGGCGACGATCCCGATGGGACCGTTCCTCCTCGCGGGAGCCCTCACGGCCGCCCTGGCCGCGAGACCCGCGTAG